The Labilibaculum sp. sequence ACGGGGCAACCATTGATATCCGCCCCAAATATTACGCATTGGCTTACATCATGTTTAAAGGTTAACAATTATGGCAACAACGGATAAAACAACACTAAAAAACTGGTTTAAAAACAAACTAAAACCAGTACAGGAACAGTTCTGGGCATGGATGGACAGCTACTGGCACAAAGACGAACAAATTCCAACCACTTCGATTCAGGGGTTGGATGATATGTTGGCTAACGCAGCAACAACAGAAGAATTCAGCAACCTTGAGAGTACGGTTACTACCGCTATTGCCAACAAGGTTGACAAAGTGGATGGTAAACAGTTGTCAGTTGAGGATTTTACAACACTACTCAAGCAGAAACTGGAGGGAATTGATATGGCTACAAAGTTGGATAGGGACACGTACGAAGGCACCGCGGCAGATCTGTACAATTATATACAAATCATTAACGGAAACGTGCCCGAAGCCGGCAACAGTTTAGAGAAGGTATATAACCTTATCATAGGCATCACAAATGCATCTAAGGAGTATGCAGATATTGCCTCCAGAGATGCCGATATAGCCAATTTGGAAAACGGCGAGTCGGTAATTGTAACCGATGCAACTACAGATGCAACTGTATATGCCGGATGGGCGATTTACCGATTCAACCAGTCGACACAAACATTTGTGAAAATTGCTGAACAGGAGTCTATTGATGTGTCGCTATCGCAATACATTAAATTCGCAGATTTGGTAACTCAATACATCGACGAACCAAATAAGCCTGTTGCAGCTTCTCTAGTTAAAGCTTTAAAGGATATTGTGGATGGGTTGCCACATAGCGAGGCAGATCTTGATCATGATCAACTAAATGGGTTTTACAAATTTGAACATCTTGAGCCTGGTCGTAATTTATATTCTGATGGCTACAGTTTAAATGCACTTCAAGGTCTTGCTTCAGGATTTATGAATTTTGGTTTAGTGCCATTAACAAAATTAGCATTCAATGTGTTTGTTGAAGAAAATCCAAATTCAACAACATCTGACTATGTTCGCTGGGAGTTACTGAATGAAGATGGCACCAGAAGAGGAAGCAATCAGGAACTTGTATATATTCATGATGATGGAGGAACGAAAAAGAGTATTGACGTAAGTTGGTTGTATGGATATCAGCTTACATATGGCTGTAAGTATGCAGTACTACGATTAACTGTATCCCCTGCATATCCTGACGGATACATTTTCGGTTACGGAAGCACTCAACAAGATCTTGCTCCTAATTTAGAGATATTTAACAGAGGAATGATGCCTGATGGGTATCAGAAAAAAGAAGATGAATATAGCATCGTTCTGGCTGTGGCCTATCTTCCGGATTCTCAAAACACAAAACCTGAAGATGTACAGGTTTGGAATTTCACAGAAATTCAACACCCCAACAGTAATGGGCTTAATCTCGATTGGTACGGTGTTGAATGGGATTCTTCATCCAGCTTGCCGGATTGCAAAAGGATAGGCAATTTGGGGTATCATAGAACACTGCCTATACAAAGTAAAATAAAACGCTGTCTGCTCTGGGATAATGGAACTGTTCATTATTATTTGGATGCAGATGATTCCACGAAAAAAGCCGATGGGACACCCTCTGTATTGGATGGGTCACATGGTCAGGTAATGGCAGAGGTTCCTGAATTTTATTACAATCATGAATTGGATGGTACAAGGCATCGGTATAAGATTAGCGACCGCCCAATTGCCGGCTACAAGAAAATAAAGAAATTCTATATTTCAGCCTATGAAGCTACCTTACAAAGGAGTACCAATAAGCTGTGTTCATTGATCAATACCGATCCTGATTACCGTGGCGGAAATAACACGAGTAGTTGGGATGGCACTGGCAAGACTCTTTGTGGAAAGCCAGTCACAAACGTAACCAGGAACGAAGTAAGGATTGCGGCAACAGCCAGAGGTGCGAAATGGCATCAACAAACAGCATATGAACATTATATGTTAAGCATGTTATTTGTAATCGAATATGCAACCTTTAATTCTCAATCCGAAATCAATTATGCTTTGGATGTTAATGGATTCAGACAAGGAGGATTAGGCGAAGGTGCAACAACCGCATCTAGTGCCGAGTGGAGTGCATATAATTCCTATAACCCGGTTATTCCAGCAGGCACAATGAATTTCTTTGGGAATAAAAGTGGGCAAATGTTGGTAAATGTAGCTGATTTTGGAGGTGCAGGCATTGAACGAACCTTTCATTCAAATTCGTATCGGGGTATTGAAAATCCATTTGGCCACATTTGGAAATTCATCGACGGGTTAAATGTTAACGAATTCGTTGCGTACGCGACTGATGATTTAGCATCCCTGGCCGATGATTCTATAAGTGGTTACGAAATGGTTGGGTTAATGCCTAATACAAATGGCTATCAAAAAGATGTGCAAAATCATTTATTGCCCTTACCAAAGACAGTTGGAGGGGATGCTTATTCCTGGCTCTGTGATTATTATTATCAGGCTTCTGGTTGGTGTGTTGCTCTGGTGGGTGGCAGTCTGAACGATGGGTCGATTGCGGGTCTGTTCTATTTGACTGTCAGCTATTCTTCGGCTAGTCGTGATGCGAATGTCGGGGCGCGGCTCTGCTTGCGGAACGAATAAACGGAGGCCGCTAAACGTCGGATTTTTAAAATGATAAAACGGGTTTTTGCGTTAAGCGTGTTGCTCTGGTAGGTGGCAATCTGAACAATGGGTCGAATGCGGGTCTGTTCAATTTGAATGTCAACAATTCATCAGCTAATCGTAATGCGAATATCGGGGCGCAGCTAAGCTTGAAAATATACCTAACGGCGCAAAAACCTTGCCTCTTGGCAAAAAACAAAATAGTATCAAATCAGTGCTGGTAAGTAAAATGAAAGCTCTGTAAGTACAAGCAGAATGAAAAGAATAGGGAATTTACACAGTAAAATATACAGCTATGAAAATATTGAATTGGCGTTTCGCAACGCTAAAAAAGGAAAGAGATCCTACAGTGAAGTAAAAAAGATTGAGGCTAATACCAAACTCTATCTAGGTCAGATTCATGAGATGTTGAAAAATGAGACTTTTAAGAACAGTCCTTACGAAGTGTTTGAAAAACAGAGTGGAAATAAGGTGAGGGAAATATTCAAGCTTCCTTTTTTTCCAGACAGAATCATTCATCACTGCATTGTACAAGTCTGTCAGCCAATCTGGATGAATCTGTTTATTTATGACACATTCTCAACTATTCCCGGAAGAGGAATTCATGCAGGGGTTCAGCGCATGAAAGAGGCTATGATTCACAAACCAAAGTACTGCCTGAAAATAGATGTTAGAAAATACTATCCGTCCATTGATCATGAAGTATTAAAGCAGATCATCAAAAAGAAAATAAAGTGTGAGAAAACACTAAACCTCATGTCTGAAATTATCGATTCAGCTCCGGGAGTACCAATTGGCAACTATCTAAGTCAGTGGTTCGGAAACGTGTATTTAAGTTATCTCGATCATTTTGTGAAAGAAAAATTGGGGGTGAAGCACTATTTTAGGTATTGTGATGATATGGTATTACTGCACGATAGTAAGGCGTTTCTTTGGGATTGTCTTGATCAAATAAGAACAGAATTATCGATTTTGAAATTAGATGTTAAATCCAATTATCAAGTATTTCCTGTAAATATAAGAGGGATTGACTTTTTAGGATACCGCTTCTTTCACACCCATACATTAGTAAGAAAGAATATCGTTAAAAATTTCAAGGCGAGAATAAACAAAACTGCCACTAAACAGGCATTCTCAGCATATTGGGGGTGGTTTAAACACGCCAATAGCTACAATCTAACAAAAAAGTATTTTGATATGCATAGTTTTTCAGATTTCGCGCAGGTTTCATTCGCTCTTGAGGGTGAAAAAAAGCGAATGGAGGATATAATAAATACGGAGATTTACATTTCCGATTTCAGAGTAAAAGACAGTAAACACAATACTGGAGATTATTTGTCGATGCAGTTTAAAGTAGAAGGAGATGATAAAAAATACGTCTGTTTTACTGGTAGTAATGTGTTAATTAAACAGTGTCAGGATTACAAGGATCAGTTACCATTCAAAACAAAAATTAAAGCATTCCAGAACAAAGGAAAAAGATATTACTCATTTACTTAACAATCATGATAGAGAAAATAAAAGAACGATTCGGGCCAAGCGCACAAGTGCTGGCCGTACAGGAGTATTTCACTGTGCGGTGGAACAAATATGAATCTGCACTGCCTATAGAAGATCAAATAAGCGAGTGCATTGCAATAGGTGCCGCTATTGTTTCACTTCACGTTACCGTGGAAGAAATAGACAAAGAAACGGGAGAGCATAAAGTAATTGATGCTTTTCCAGATGTGAGGGTGTAGAGGAAGTGTTACAACAACAAAAAAGCAGCTATACAGCTGCTTTTTTGTTGAATAATTCTTTCATTTTATCAATAGCTTCCAATTGTCCTGTGTCTGGTATGTTGTGTGTTTCGAACAGGCTTTTAAAATCATCACCAAGCTTAATAATGTTTTCTATGCGTTTGTTTATGGCACTATTCCGCTTCAACTTTTCTATGTGTGCCATTTCATCTTTAATGAACTCGCTATAGCTAAGCACAATACAACTAGCCATGTATTCTCCCATGTTATCCATATCAGGAGTAAGTAATAAATACAATGCTTTGTTGTTGATTGGTCTGTTTGGGTAGCGTTTTTCGTATTCGCTTCGAGTTTTTTGAGCTTCTTTCATATACTGATTTGGAAACATACTCAAGGCCACGAAAGAGGGATAGAACTCCAAAATATAAGCAATCCGACCACTTAGTGTATCCAATTTTCGAGTTGTTGAAATTATGGAGAGACTCTCAAGTAACTGAACTCCGCGAGCACCTATTTGCATTATTTCAAACGGATCGGCTTTGGGTTCATTAATCTTTTGGCTTTTGGTCTTTCGAATGATCATTACAACGCAAAAGATGATAAAGGTGGCAATTAATAAAGGTGTACTCATGTTTAAATGCTGTTTAAATCATTGCTTAATAAAGCGGTCGATGGTGTTAGAACGATTGTTTTCGAAGCTGGTAAGTGGTACGTTTATGGTATCGGTGGCCACTGTAAGTATGTAGGATGGCACAAGCTCAGTGCCATTTTTCAACAATTTTGTGCCGGCACAAGTAAATAGATTGCTTGTGTTGTAAAGTTTGTTTTGTCCGGACGTGGTGGTGTACTCGTTATCCATTTTAAGCCGGAGCTTTTGGTTTTGGTACAGTTGCTTTTGTTTCTCGAAATAAGCATTTACCAATATGGGTGGGTACCGCATGTTCGAGCTTGTCAAACGGTAATAAATCGTTTCTTCAGTATTGCTAAGCTCTACCCAAATTTGTGGGCGTTTACTGTCTTTCTCAGCCTTTACAAATGTGTACTGCCTGCCAATAATTGCCGTATCGGTCAAATTGTTTTTCCATTCCGGATCTGGATACAACTCATTAAGCTCAATAACAGTAACGGTTTGACCGTACAAGTTGCTTATTTTTGTTTTTGGAATGTTGGCGGAACAATCGCACTGGGAAGATGCCAGCAATGTTACCGATGCAAATAGGATTAATAAAATTAGTCTTTTCATGATGTTTTGTTTTAAATCTAAAAGTAATGAAAAGTGGGGAGAAAAAAAGGCGCTGTAGGTAGCGCCTTGGTGAGAGGATATAGTTTTACGTTTACCTATTTAAAATCCATCGAATTCCGGCAACTCGTCAATTTCTTTTGCAGTCATCATTTTGCCATAAACCTTAAACTCTTCTTCAATGATATCAGAATCAGGTCTGCTTTCCCATTCCATTTTTAATGCATCACAAAGACAGTCAAGGTCTAAATAAATAGCTTTCGTATCATTTAACTCCAGTACGAAAACCAATTGTTTTTCGCTTGTTTTTGCTTCTTTACACTTTCGATCTATAAGACCACCGCGTAATACGTGATCTAATGTACCCTGATCTTTTCTAAGCTTCAAAGTTTCTTTCAAGCTTGGTCGGTACCATTCAATTGTAGGCTTGCAGTCTTGAGCAATATCAGTATAGAAAGTACTTGTTGCTGTTGCTTTGCACACTTCACATGTAAACATGAAAGGAGTCACTCCCGGATCAACGTCCTTTGTTTTGGTTATGTGTTGACATTCCTCGCACACATAGCAGTTAACCTTATTGGCTAGATCAATATCTGTGTAAAACTCTTTTGTTGCAACATCGTGCATCAGCTTTTCATATAGTCTTTCTACTTCTCTTTGGCTTGTCATATCTTATAATTTAAAAGGATTAATTGAAATATTTAATTGCTTGTTGGCCTATCCATTCAGCCATATGTACCGGAACTCCATTTCCTATTTGCTTATAAGCTTCACTGTCTGAAGCTGGCAATATGTATGAATCTGGAATGCCTTGAAGTCTTGCCCATTCTCTTACAGAATAAGGTCGAACTCCTAAAGGATGAGATTTGTCTACTACCAATCTTGTACCACGGTCTTTTGAATAATGAGCCACGCATGTTGGTGCATAGGCATCTTTATCATTGGGATCGCTTATTATTGGCTTGTCTCTGTATTTACCGTTTATCCTTGATACAACGTAATCAGGTACTTTCATATCAGGAATTTCGTCAATGATATCAGAAAGAAGAATTCTTTTTGTACTGGTTGGCGGAGCAATGTTAAACCTTCTCTTTGTGCCTATCAGTATTAACCTTTCTCTTTTTTGAGGCAACCAATTCAAAGCATCAAGTGGGCAGAAAACGTTAATGTAATAATTGGGAAGCTTTGTCATGGCTTCCATTACTACAGGAAATTTCTTCATTCCCGGAACATTCTCAATAATGTACATTTCAGGCTGCTCAATTGCAATGTGACGGAACACATGTAAAAACAAATCGTCTCCCGTTCTAGTGCCATGGATATCTGCTATTGTTGAATATTTAGTGCAAGGATATGTTGCTGCAATAATATCTGATTTATCTTGAGATAAAACTGTTTCGTTGCGGATATCGGTATGTAATATCTTATGAGCGAAGTTAGCAGTAAGTGTCTTAACGCAATTCAAATCGATTTCAAGGGATTGAATAATTTCAATACCTGCCATTAAGAAACCTAAATCAGAAAAGCCTCCACCACTGCAATTTGATTTCATTGTTGGTCTATACATAGTTTTCTAATTCATTCTATTGCGTAATGAATGCTTCAATTCAAGTTTCTTCAGCAGCTTCGAAAGTGTAGATTTACCTTCTTCATCGGTTCTGACTGTTATTAGTCTGAACCCATCTCCTTGTTCAACTGAATCTATTGCAAAGCCTGCCGCTTCTATTGCTTTTTTATAAGCTTTTTCTTTGTGTTTGTCTACTGCTACTCCTATAAGCATATTTGTGGTTTTTTAAGGTGATTAGAATAATGATGTTTGAACGATTGCTGTTGTTTCCGGAGTGAACAGGCGCACCTTCTTAGTTGCTGACAGGTAGCGACTGTCGATAGTTGCTACCCCTTTGTCGAAAAACATTTTAACATCGCAGGCATGCATAATTTTAACGTCGCAAGCTGGTTTTTTATAGGCTGTGCCAAAGCTTACCAATACAGGTATAAACTTGCGCTTGGCAAAAGTTTTTGTTAGCTCCTGCAATTGCTCGTAAGTGAAGCGCATGTACTGCACACTATCGATAATTACCAGTCGGTAGTAGTTGCGCTGAATTTTCAGCGTTAGGGTGTCGAAATCGATATTTTCGCCGATGTACAACTTCTTGCTTTCGATATTGAAGTTGTTTGACCGGTCGCGAAAACTCTTCTTTAAAGCTTCTTCGTGCGAACAGTACAGCCCTTTGCTATTGAACGTATCACAAAAGAAGTTTGCCAACTGAATGACAAAAACCGATTTTCCGGAGCCACTTGTGCCGTACATGAAAAAGCTTGTACGGCTTTCGATTACTCCAAATAGATCGTTGTAGTATTTGCCTAAGTCGAGCTCGTCGTACTTTTTGTTTTTAAGCGTGTTAATGTTGATAATGCGTGGTTTCATACTAGTATTAATTTGATTGTTATTACTAATTGTGTTTCGCTACCTGCGTTTTGCTCGCATGGCTATGTAACTGCCAATTGTGCCACCGGCAACCGAACAAACTACAATAGGGAGAAACTCCCATTTGAAATTGTTGATTATTTCGAACATACTTACGGCTCCAATGGCAATGCTTACCAACCAAGATAGGTTGACAAATACGCCACTGATTAAAGCTTGAGGGATGTGGTTTTTTGAAACGGCCTGCACATTCCATGTTCGGCAACCAATAAATATCAGTTGTGTAAAAAATACCGTTAAACTGTAATGAAGTATCATATATTAATTTTTAAGTGTTAAATCTTTAATCTTTATTGCAGCTTTCTTTTCGTTATCGCGAATCGCGCAAAGCTGTTTAAATAGAATTTTTAGGTCGTCAACCGTGCGGAATGCAAACAAGCCTTTCCGGTTAATAATTCCGTTATCGGGCATTACCCATTGGTATTGCTTTTTCGATAATTCATTATTAATTGCGCTCCAGTCTTTTGGTGTTGCAACTATGCCACGCTCGTTAAGTACCAGGAGACATTTGTTGCGCCAATTTTTAAGATGCTTTTGTTCTTTAGACCTTGATTCCTTTAACAGTCTGCTTTGGCGGCTTAAACGGCTTTCGGCGGCTCTTATCAGTCTGTCAACCTGTTCCTCATTTAATTGACTTGTAGATGTCACTCCAAACTCTGACTCTACAATTATTCCTTTATGCCGTTCTTCACCCAGACGAATTAACAACTGGTGGAAGTACCGGCGTTTTTGTTTTACTGCTTCCATGTTTAAGTGGTGTTTAAATGGCTCCAATATTAGAACCATAGGTTTGTTCCTGAGAGTGGAATCGAACCACTCTTGAACCGTTCAGGAGTTTTTCTTTTCGTTAATTACAAAGCCGTACGAGAAAGATTCGATCTTAATACTGCTGATGTTGAAAGAGAGATCAGGGTGATCGTTTTGCAGATTGCAAACAACATGCTCCCTGCATTGTTCTTCTATATCGGCATGTCGTTTTTTTTTGCCTTTGGGAAAGAACAAACCTTTTACAGGAAGTGGCTTATAACTTACATAAGGATTTTTGCTTGTGATTTGAACACGAGCTTTGATCAAATAAATTGTATCCATGTTTGATTGCTATTAAATTAAATTGTAAGCTCCTCTGGTAATCTTGTCAAACTGTTTAAGCAAGTCGTTATCCAGAGCACGTAAATCAATTGATGGGTTGTTTTCAACATCACCCACTAATTGAACAATGTTTCTAATATTATCCTGGTCTATTGCTATTCTTAAATCGGTAATAAAAGTTTTCACATTTGCTGTAATCTCTTCTTTTGTTTTCATGTGGTTGGTGTTAGGTGGCACGCGAATGATCATCGCGTGCCTGTTTTGTTAATCCATGTTGGCTTCAGTAATTCCGAGAGGAAGCGTTTTCCATTCATTTTGCTTGTCATCGCGGTATTTCGCCATAATGAAAAGCTTGGTTTTAATAGGCGTGTAAGCGTCTACAATAATCTGCACCTTATCAATCAACAGCTGATCGCCACGCTCGTTTGCCAGTTGCATTAGTTCCATTACCTTTTTGGCGTTTAGTTCGCCTTTGGTATTTCGGGAAATGTATTTCTTAATGGTTTTTACCAGCCATTTGCTGTCGTCGTCGGTACCCATACTGTTAAGGTATTCGTTAACACCATCAACACCGGCAGTGTGACTGTCGTCGAAGCTGTCCACAACATGATAACCTACCATAATGCGCAGTTTACTGTCTTTTGTGGTAAATGTGTGAGAAAACTGTTCATCGCTGGTTTGATACACCTGTTTTTTTAGCTCAATGATATCGGCAAATTTGCTGTACACAATTGTCTTAGCTTCTTTAATGTTTTTGCTCAATTGCAGTAGGATAGCAAAAGCATCTTTAACCGATTCGTCGGTCATTTCTTTAAGAGTTTGGCGATCTTCTTTTGTACGCTCTTTTTCTTGAGATTCAAGTTTTTTTAACTCTTCTAATTGCAGCCTTTGTTCGGCTGTCATAATTGTACTTCCCATAATTTTGATATTAAAATGTTTTAAATCTGTTAGTTTCCGGAGATGGAATGCGACAAATACCCATTGCGGTGCGTTTTGTAGGTTGCATATGCGCCTCCAGATTTGATATTTTAAAAATTAAATTGTTTCGTTCCCTGATTTTGTTTTCAAAATCCGGATGGTTTACACGCTTCGGTCGCAACCAAGCATCCAGCTCGTCGCGCTTCTTGTTATACTGCGCAATTTGCCGTTTCAATTTGAATCGTTCTTCTCTGTTCATTGTTGAAGTGTTAAGAGTTTCTCTTCTAATTGTTTTGGTATATGTGGCTTAATTGTAATGCTTGTGAATACTTCCCTTCTTACTTTAACCATGCCGGTTCCTTCACAGGTTTTGCATGTGTTGTGATTAAGAATTCCATCACCTTTGCAGTCTTCGCAAATTGCAGTTATAGCTGTACTGTGACCTCCCATAATTCTTTTCATATCAATTACAATTGAATGTTATTAAAATCGATAGCCGGCATTTCCGACATTGCCAACATGTCTAAGCAATCTTTGATGCCACGGTAGCTTTGTTTTGCCAACCAGCTATGCTTTCTAAATTCAGGCTTGCTACCCATTACAATTTCAAGTACTTCAGGATCGGTAACGCCATTGGCTTTAAAAACTTCTAAGGCCTCAGCTGGTGTAGGTTTATCCAGTTGCTCAGGAAGCATAAACAGGCGGTCGCGTGTTTCAGAGA is a genomic window containing:
- a CDS encoding DUF3164 family protein, giving the protein MGSTIMTAEQRLQLEELKKLESQEKERTKEDRQTLKEMTDESVKDAFAILLQLSKNIKEAKTIVYSKFADIIELKKQVYQTSDEQFSHTFTTKDSKLRIMVGYHVVDSFDDSHTAGVDGVNEYLNSMGTDDDSKWLVKTIKKYISRNTKGELNAKKVMELMQLANERGDQLLIDKVQIIVDAYTPIKTKLFIMAKYRDDKQNEWKTLPLGITEANMD
- a CDS encoding RNA-directed DNA polymerase; this translates as MKRIGNLHSKIYSYENIELAFRNAKKGKRSYSEVKKIEANTKLYLGQIHEMLKNETFKNSPYEVFEKQSGNKVREIFKLPFFPDRIIHHCIVQVCQPIWMNLFIYDTFSTIPGRGIHAGVQRMKEAMIHKPKYCLKIDVRKYYPSIDHEVLKQIIKKKIKCEKTLNLMSEIIDSAPGVPIGNYLSQWFGNVYLSYLDHFVKEKLGVKHYFRYCDDMVLLHDSKAFLWDCLDQIRTELSILKLDVKSNYQVFPVNIRGIDFLGYRFFHTHTLVRKNIVKNFKARINKTATKQAFSAYWGWFKHANSYNLTKKYFDMHSFSDFAQVSFALEGEKKRMEDIINTEIYISDFRVKDSKHNTGDYLSMQFKVEGDDKKYVCFTGSNVLIKQCQDYKDQLPFKTKIKAFQNKGKRYYSFT
- a CDS encoding DNA cytosine methyltransferase; the encoded protein is MYRPTMKSNCSGGGFSDLGFLMAGIEIIQSLEIDLNCVKTLTANFAHKILHTDIRNETVLSQDKSDIIAATYPCTKYSTIADIHGTRTGDDLFLHVFRHIAIEQPEMYIIENVPGMKKFPVVMEAMTKLPNYYINVFCPLDALNWLPQKRERLILIGTKRRFNIAPPTSTKRILLSDIIDEIPDMKVPDYVVSRINGKYRDKPIISDPNDKDAYAPTCVAHYSKDRGTRLVVDKSHPLGVRPYSVREWARLQGIPDSYILPASDSEAYKQIGNGVPVHMAEWIGQQAIKYFN